The proteins below come from a single Rosa rugosa chromosome 2, drRosRugo1.1, whole genome shotgun sequence genomic window:
- the LOC133731518 gene encoding serine--glyoxylate aminotransferase gives MDNVYAPGRNHLFVPGPVNIPEPVLRAMNRNNEDYRSPAVPAMTKVLLEDVKKIFKTTTGTPFMIPTTGTGAWESALTNTLSPGDRIVSFLIGQFSLLWIDQQQRLNFKVDVVESDWGQGANLEILASKIAEDTAHTIKAVCIVHNETATGVTNNLATVRKILDHYRHPALFLVDGVSSICALDFRMDEWGVDVALTGSQKALSLPTGIGIVCASPKALEASKTAKSVRVFFDWNDYLKFYKLGTYWPYTPSIQLLYGLRAALDLLFEEGLDNVIARHSRLGKATRLAVEAWGLKNCTQKEEWVSDTVTAVLVPPYIDSTEIVRRAWKRYNLSLGLGLNKIAGKVFRIGHLGNLNELQLLGCLAGVEMVLRDVGYPVKLGSGVAAASAYLQNNIPLIPSRV, from the exons ATGGACAATGTTTACGCACCAGGAAGGAACCATCTCTTTGTTCCAGGGCCGGTCAATATCCCGGAACCCGTCCTTCGGGCAATGAACAGAAACAATGAGGACTATCGTTCTCCAGCTGTTCCAGCAATGACAAAAGTCCTGCTCGAGGATGTCAAGAAGATTTTCAAGACTACTACCGGAACTCCATTTATGATCCCTACCACAG GTACTGGTGCATGGGAGAGTGCACTTACAAATACATTGTCCCCTGGAGATCGGATTGTATCTTTCCTGATTGGCCAGTTCAGTTTGCTGTGGATTGATCAGCAGCAGCGCCTTAATTTCAAGGTCGATGTTGTGGAAAGTGACTGGGGCCAAGGTGCCAACCTTGAAATTCTGGCATCAAAAATTGCCGAAGACACTGCGCACACTATAAAGGCAGTATGCATTGTTCACAATGAAACGGCAACTGGAGTTACCAATAACTTGGCTACAGTGAGAAAAATACTTG ACCACTACAGGCATCCGGCTCTCTTTCTTGTTGATGGAGTGTCTTCCATATGTGCTCTGGATTTCCGTATGGATGAATGGGGAGTAGATGTAGCCTTAACTGGCTCCCAGAAAGCTCTTTCCCTTCCCACTGGCATAGGGATTGTCTGTGCAAGCCCCAAAGCTCTCGAGGCATCCAAAACCGCAAAGTCAGTAAGAGTTTTCTTTGACTGGAATGATTACTTGAAGTTCTATAAGCTGGGCACATATTGGCCATACACACCTTCCATTCAGTTGCTATATGGGCTGCGAGCAGCTCTTGATCTTCTGTTTGAGGAAGGACTTGACAATGTGATTGCAAGACATAGCCGTTTGGGCAAAGCAACAAG GCTTGCTGTGGAGGCATGGGGCTTGAAGAACTGCACCCAAAAAGAAGAATGGGTAAGTGACACAGTGACTGCTGTTCTTGTTCCTCCATACATTGACAGTACAGAAATTGTGAGAAGGGCATGGAAAAGGTACAATCTGAGTTTAGGCCTTGGCCTGAACAAAATTGCTGGCAAGGTTTTCAGAATAGGGCATCTTGGCAATCTGAATGAG TTGCAATTGTTGGGTTGTCTTGCTGGGGTTGAGATGGTGCTTAGGGACGTGGGCTACCCGGTTAAGCTAGGAAGTGGAGTAGCAGCTGCTTCTGCATACTTGCAGAACAACATTCCTCTCATCCCTTCCAGGGTTTGA